In the Clupea harengus chromosome 16, Ch_v2.0.2, whole genome shotgun sequence genome, one interval contains:
- the cd9b gene encoding CD9 molecule b isoform X2 — protein sequence MGVSGGMQCIKYLMFGFNFLFWLAGTAVLAVGLWLRFDKKTEGLFAENDSPSVFFTGVYLLIVAGALMMVVGFLGCCGAIRESPCMLGLFFFFLLLIFAAEVAAGIWGLSNKDKVVDDIQKFYTQTFENYVKEKTEALKGTLKAIQYGLDCCGLTGTIVDSAVATDTCPKKEGLEMLITTSCLTAIDEMFNSKLHVIGGVGIGIGVIMIFGMIFSMLLCCAIKRTRDIV from the exons ATGGGTGTCTCTGGAGGAATGCAATGCATTAAGTATCTGATGTTTGGCTTCAACTTCCTGTTCTGG CTTGCAGGAACAGCAGTGCTAGCTGTTGGCCTATGGTTGCGATTTGACAAGAAAACAGAGGGGCTTTTTGCCGAAAATgactccccctctgtctttttcacaG GGGTGTATCTCCTCATCGTCGCCGGCGCCCTCATGATGGTCGTGGGCTTCCTGGGATGCTGCGGAGCCATCCGGGAGTCTCCGTGCATGCTGGGATTG ttcttcttcttcctcctgctgATATTTGCTGCTGAGGTGGCTGCAGGTATCTGGGGACTGTCAAATAAGGACAAG GTGGTGGATGACATTCAAAAGTTTTACACCCAGACCTTTGAAAACTACGTGAAGGAAAAAACGGAAGCCCTAAAGGGTACGCTGAAAGCCATCCAGTATGGA CTTGACTGCTGTGGGCTCACTGGCACCATCGTTGATTCCGCTGTGGCTACCGATACCTGCCCCAAGAAGGAAGGGCTGGAAATGCTCATCACCACG AGTTGCCTAACTGCAATTGATGAGATGTTCAACTCTAAGCTGCATGTGATTGGAGGAGTGGGCATCGGTATTGGCGTCATCATG ATCTTTGGCATGATCTTCAGtatgctgctgtgctgtgccatcAAGCGAACCCGGGATATTGTGTAA
- the cd9b gene encoding CD9 molecule b isoform X1, translating to MSALSGAELCIKYLLFVFNFIFWLAGTAVLAVGLWLRFDKKTEGLFAENDSPSVFFTGVYLLIVAGALMMVVGFLGCCGAIRESPCMLGLFFFFLLLIFAAEVAAGIWGLSNKDKVVDDIQKFYTQTFENYVKEKTEALKGTLKAIQYGLDCCGLTGTIVDSAVATDTCPKKEGLEMLITTSCLTAIDEMFNSKLHVIGGVGIGIGVIMIFGMIFSMLLCCAIKRTRDIV from the exons CTTGCAGGAACAGCAGTGCTAGCTGTTGGCCTATGGTTGCGATTTGACAAGAAAACAGAGGGGCTTTTTGCCGAAAATgactccccctctgtctttttcacaG GGGTGTATCTCCTCATCGTCGCCGGCGCCCTCATGATGGTCGTGGGCTTCCTGGGATGCTGCGGAGCCATCCGGGAGTCTCCGTGCATGCTGGGATTG ttcttcttcttcctcctgctgATATTTGCTGCTGAGGTGGCTGCAGGTATCTGGGGACTGTCAAATAAGGACAAG GTGGTGGATGACATTCAAAAGTTTTACACCCAGACCTTTGAAAACTACGTGAAGGAAAAAACGGAAGCCCTAAAGGGTACGCTGAAAGCCATCCAGTATGGA CTTGACTGCTGTGGGCTCACTGGCACCATCGTTGATTCCGCTGTGGCTACCGATACCTGCCCCAAGAAGGAAGGGCTGGAAATGCTCATCACCACG AGTTGCCTAACTGCAATTGATGAGATGTTCAACTCTAAGCTGCATGTGATTGGAGGAGTGGGCATCGGTATTGGCGTCATCATG ATCTTTGGCATGATCTTCAGtatgctgctgtgctgtgccatcAAGCGAACCCGGGATATTGTGTAA